TGCACATAAAGATTTAGCCTTTGAATTCGGTGCTTGGATTAGTCCAATGTTCAAACTTCTTCTGATAAAGGAATTTCAAAGGTTAAAAGAGATTGAAACCAATAAATACAATCTTGAATGGAATGTTAAACGAATATTAAGCAAAACAAATTACCAGATTCATACAGATGCTATTAAGGAGCATATTATTCCAAAAAAGAGTTATAGTAAAAGTGTTGAATGGATTGTTTATGCAGAAGAAGCAGACTTGTTGAATGTTGCAATGTATGAATGTACCGCAAAAGACTGGAGGGAAGCAAATTCTGAAAACGCAAAAAAAGGGTTGAATATTAGAGATTTTTCAAGTATTAATGAATTAGTAGTGTTATCAAACCTTGAAAATCTAAATTCCGTTATGATTGCTGAAAACATTAGTAAAGTTGAAAGATTTAAACAACTGAAAAAGGTAGCTGTTTCTCAATTAAACACTTTGGATAATAAGGACTTTATGAAATCTTTAAAAAGGCTTAATGAAAGAACTTATATTGAAGAAAAGACAAATTAAAAATGAAGATAAAATATATTTTGTTCTCTGTATTTTTGCTTTTACAAATAAATTTGTCGGCTCAAAACCTGTTTAATAAAGAAAACTCATTAATCTTTACAAAATATCTTTTTGAAATACATCAATATGAATTTGCAACAACAGAACTTGAGAAACTTGTTTTTTTTAATAAATCGGACGATTCACTAAAATACTTATTATTAAAATCATACAGACTTTCGGGACAATATGATAAAGGAATTAACAGAGCAAAGAAGTTATATAACAATTTTGAAATTATGCCGATGGTTTCTGCTCCGGAATATACTAAATTATTAATTTCGGCAGATAAATATTCTGATGCTCGGGAATTTCTTTCTGTTAATCATAACTTAAAGTATGATGATAATATAAAATTTTCATTACAGATAAATTTACTTGAAAAAAAGTGGCATGCTGCAAACGATATTTATCAAGAGAATAAGGAAACGGTACAAGGAATTGAGGCTTATGAATCAATAATATTTCAAGGTATGAATTTAAAGCGAAAAAGTC
The window above is part of the Bacteroidales bacterium genome. Proteins encoded here:
- a CDS encoding KilA-N domain-containing protein, with the protein product MSKTTKIQVEDKIISIIKKDRQDYICLTDMVREEEGNDHIRNWMRNRNTVEFLGLWETLHNPNFKPVEFDTFRKQAGLNNFNLTPKKWIETTNAIGITSKSGRYGGTYAHKDLAFEFGAWISPMFKLLLIKEFQRLKEIETNKYNLEWNVKRILSKTNYQIHTDAIKEHIIPKKSYSKSVEWIVYAEEADLLNVAMYECTAKDWREANSENAKKGLNIRDFSSINELVVLSNLENLNSVMIAENISKVERFKQLKKVAVSQLNTLDNKDFMKSLKRLNERTYIEEKTN